The following is a genomic window from Akkermansiaceae bacterium.
GTCAGGGTGTTTTCAGGAAAGGAAGCGTGGGCGACCTCGGTCTCATCAAAAAGCTCCCCGCCATTTCCCCAGGTTCCAAAAAAGTGGTCAAAACCCTGGTTGTGGGGAAGGAAAATCTCCTCAACCCCGAGGTGCCATTTACCGACCATAAAGGTTTTATAGCCTTTTTTCCGGCACTGCTCGGCGATGGTGATCTCATCCGGGTCGAGTCCCAGGAACCAATGGTTCTGATTCGGGTGGTTCACCGCCATGGGGATTCCGCAGCGTGAGGGATAGGCACCCGTTAGAAATGCGGCCCTCGATGGCGAGCAGACGTTGGATGGTAATAGAAAAGTGGTAAACTTCAGACCGCCTGATGCCAGGGAATCGATATTGGGCGTGTCGACCTTGGTCGCGCCATAACAACTGACATCACTATAACCCATATCGTCCATCAGGATGAAAATCACATTAGGCCGGTCCGTCGCCGCCCGTGGGGAGCTCGGCAGGCCATCCCGGATCTGGAGATCGTCGAGCCAGAAGCCTTGGTTACCGGTGTTAGAGCCGCTTATCTCCCAGCGCAGCGACGTCAGGGTTTGTGCCGCATTGAGGACGGGTCCATCCTGCGGGGTCAGACTTGAACCACTGAAGCTTACCTGTCCGTTAGAAAGTACAATGCGGAAGTCCTGTAGACCTGAAGGGATGGAGGAATCGGCAATCCAGCGCAGCGGCGTGAAGCCCATGGACTCGTCGCCATCGCCGGTGGTGACGGTGATGGTATTGAGTGCGTTGTCCGGATTTGATTCATATTTCAGCCGGAAAACCTCATCGGTGCCGTCATACCCGATCAGGGTGAGGTGTTTGTCCCCAGCCGCAGAAGCCCGGGTAGCCAGCATCTGGAAATCAATCGAGACTTCGTTGCTTGTAAAATCGAGACCACCGTCGTCTATCGCCAGCTCAACGTAGTCGCCCTGCGCCAATGCGCCGTCCATGGCGAAACGGAAACCGTCTGCTGTGTCTGCGCCAAACTGACTGACTGTGGCAAGTGATGTATCCCACGTGCCGCCAACCGTCATGTTATCAAGGTCCGTCTTTGTAACAACACCATCCGCCTGGGTTGGTTTAAAATAAACGGTCACCCCGTCAGGAAGAGCCGGGCCTTGGGCAGACGGTGGAGGTGTGTCGGTGGCCACAAGTGCCAACTGCGCCACACCGGACTGGCGTACGTTATCGGTGAGGGTCACCGTCAGGGTCCCGCCGCTCGACGTGAGGCTTTTTAAATCGATATAACCACCAGCGGCGGTGCCGTCGGCGACCTGGGACTCGCCACTGGAGGATGTCCAGGTCGTTGAGAAGTTGCTGCCATTCGAGCTGCGGGCAATCCCTCCCGACAGGTCATAATACAGGCTGTCGTCCAGACCGGTGAAGGTCAGCGTAATCGTGTCGTTACCCGCGCCGTTGTCTCCGCCTGTGCTGAGCAAGCCGTCCGCATAGACATCCGCATCGCTTGCATCGATATGGCTCAGCCCAGCTGTCGACGCGACATTGCCGCCGTTGTCAAAGGGAGTGGTGGCCGTCACCGTTAGATCCACATCGACAGCAGCACCATCCGAAAAACGCACCAGATCCGTGATGCTGAGCTGGCTGCCGTGGATGACGTTGTAGTTGCCATTCGGAGTGGTCGTTCCGAAATCAACCCGGATCACATCCCCCAATGCGATGGCCGGCGCCGTGGCCGCAACCGCCTCCAGCGTCAGGCCCGCCACCGTAACGTGCTGACCATTGGTATTACCCGGCCGAATCACATGAATCACCAGATTACCACTCCCGTCGGTATTGAGTCCGGACAGCGTGCCGTAACCGACCCCGCTGGCGTCCGTGGTGAAGGTTTGCCCGTCCGCCTGCCAGATTGCATTGAAGTTGGCGTTGTTATTGTCGAAACCGCCGGTGAGATTGTAGCTCAGGCTGTCATCCAGCCCGGTGAAGGTAAGAACGAGGTGGCCCCTGTCACCCGAACCATCAATCACGGTATCACCACCAGTGAGGCGCGCACCGTCGGCATCGTTCGAGATGATCCAGTCGCTGTAGATGGTGCTGTCGGTCATCAGACCAGCCCCCTGGGAGCCGTTGTTTCCTGTCGCCCGACCCGTATCCTGGCCGGACCTGTTGGTAACACTGAAGCCCACGCCTGTCACCGAGCCACCCGCTGTGTCGACCAGGGTTCCGGAAAACGATTCGGTGGCTCCGTTCGCGATCACCACATCGGTGTAGGCATTGAAGTTCGCGCTGGGGACGGGTGCGGTCGTACCGAAATCGATGCCGATGGTTTGACCGGGAATGATGGCCGCCCGGGCGGACGGAATAGCCGATGCCAGCAGCAACAAAAAACAAGAGGTTCGGTTCATTTTTCCTGGATGATGGTTGTTGATACCTTTGAAGGACTACAGTAGCTGCACAGCATAAATGCGGTTCGGGATGATTGAAAAATTGTGTCAATGCGAAAGCGGGAAACGAGCCAACTCGTTTCCCGCCCGAAGGTTTTTTGTTTTCCGTTGTCGGAATGAGCGCTTGATCAGCCTACTTCCTGCGACGCAGGATCAGCGCCAGACCGCCGAGGCCGAGGAGGGCTGTGGTCGATGGCTCGGGGACCGCTGTCAGAGTAATATTATCCACAGCGACATGACTACCATCGATGTTATTCCGGCGAATCATGTAGAATGAGATCTTTCCACTGCCATCGGTGCTGAGACCAGTAAATGAGATTGATGCCAAATTGGGGCCTTGGGTATTCGAAACATTCCCCACCTCTTGCCAGAGAGCGGAAAAATTATCATTGTTTGAATGGACCGCTGAAAAATCATAGGTCAAAGCATTGTCCAACCCAGTGAAAGTCAGAGTGGCATAAGCACGATCACCCGATCCATCGATAACTGCATCTCCGTCCGTGATACGACCAGTGCCGCCAGAATCATTGGAAATCCATTGTGTCTCAGCAGCAGATGCTGCCTCACCGGCATTGTCGCCAGTCATGTTGGTAATACTGAAATCGACACCAGTGATGTTGGCACCAAGTGTATTACGCAGCACACCGCCGTTGAGTGCGTGCCCAGAGAATGCTGTGGTCGCAGTATCAGCTGTATCCACAGTTGTGAACGCATTGTTTCCTGTCGCCGTGGTCCCGAAGTTGATTGCGATGACATCACCCGCAACTATTGCAGCACCAGCTGCCCCAGTCAGCCCAGCGGCAAGTGCTAACCCTGTAAGTATGTTCTTTGTTTTCATAGTATGTTTGCTTTCTTCTTGTTAAGCATCGCACATTAGCGACGTTCAACCGCAACATACACTACTCAAGACATGTTTGCATATCCCCTAAAAAGGGTATTTTTCATATACCCCTGCACACCGTTCCGACCGAACCTTCACTCACTC
Proteins encoded in this region:
- a CDS encoding sulfatase-like hydrolase/transferase; the protein is MNRTSCFLLLLASAIPSARAAIIPGQTIGIDFGTTAPVPSANFNAYTDVVIANGATESFSGTLVDTAGGSVTGVGFSVTNRSGQDTGRATGNNGSQGAGLMTDSTIYSDWIISNDADGARLTGGDTVIDGSGDRGHLVLTFTGLDDSLSYNLTGGFDNNNANFNAIWQADGQTFTTDASGVGYGTLSGLNTDGSGNLVIHVIRPGNTNGQHVTVAGLTLEAVAATAPAIALGDVIRVDFGTTTPNGNYNVIHGSQLSITDLVRFSDGAAVDVDLTVTATTPFDNGGNVASTAGLSHIDASDADVYADGLLSTGGDNGAGNDTITLTFTGLDDSLYYDLSGGIARSSNGSNFSTTWTSSSGESQVADGTAAGGYIDLKSLTSSGGTLTVTLTDNVRQSGVAQLALVATDTPPPSAQGPALPDGVTVYFKPTQADGVVTKTDLDNMTVGGTWDTSLATVSQFGADTADGFRFAMDGALAQGDYVELAIDDGGLDFTSNEVSIDFQMLATRASAAGDKHLTLIGYDGTDEVFRLKYESNPDNALNTITVTTGDGDESMGFTPLRWIADSSIPSGLQDFRIVLSNGQVSFSGSSLTPQDGPVLNAAQTLTSLRWEISGSNTGNQGFWLDDLQIRDGLPSSPRAATDRPNVIFILMDDMGYSDVSCYGATKVDTPNIDSLASGGLKFTTFLLPSNVCSPSRAAFLTGAYPSRCGIPMAVNHPNQNHWFLGLDPDEITIAEQCRKKGYKTFMVGKWHLGVEEIFLPHNQGFDHFFGTWGNGGELFDETEVAHASFPENTLTSMYTQRIREHIRNNRDKPFFIYYPHNYPHTPYTEGNAFDGATGNGTRSDVIKEVDWSVGQIVAELKANGILENTLIVFTSDNGAVPPDSYANAPFKGSKYVTWEGGHRVPFIMYWKGQVLTPAQLASPQVWAMDLFPTIAELVGEPLDAGRVYDGTSLVPLLTDQPIARAADAPFYYYSGDNLQCVRKGDWKLHLPRTEYQLPWWDQIKPPPSSYSLYDLSSDPGETTDVAASNQAIVDELTALAEAIRLELGDADPVNGSLVMGTGQRGTGTLFSEVPTIVNLDSDYGYVPDWNSLSDAEKGRGLTRMGAGSVVNTASDFINGSTLPHGWQYLNASEATGGAEVAMTAGSTVGTQGNTGFAGTGTAGLIGSVSAGSYVIDSANSGNAGTAGTDMLIATDGDTARDFVIVRYTIDENDVSFGKTRAKISGSFRDLVGGTTDDSVVVYVFHNNTQLFNATGANGRLLEADGTFNITDLAVAANDTISFVIGSNGDATGDEVALKSSIQFERESTPRNLSLGMDSASSLSGGNATLRLNGTPGLSYIVERSYNLMDWTVIENIPFLPSSSYDVFVDASGDRSFWRIRWAE
- a CDS encoding PEP-CTERM sorting domain-containing protein (PEP-CTERM proteins occur, often in large numbers, in the proteomes of bacteria that also encode an exosortase, a predicted intramembrane cysteine proteinase. The presence of a PEP-CTERM domain at a protein's C-terminus predicts cleavage within the sorting domain, followed by covalent anchoring to some some component of the (usually Gram-negative) cell surface. Many PEP-CTERM proteins exhibit an unusual sequence composition that includes large numbers of potential glycosylation sites. Expression of one such protein has been shown restore the ability of a bacterium to form floc, a type of biofilm.) → MKTKNILTGLALAAGLTGAAGAAIVAGDVIAINFGTTATGNNAFTTVDTADTATTAFSGHALNGGVLRNTLGANITGVDFSITNMTGDNAGEAASAAETQWISNDSGGTGRITDGDAVIDGSGDRAYATLTFTGLDNALTYDFSAVHSNNDNFSALWQEVGNVSNTQGPNLASISFTGLSTDGSGKISFYMIRRNNIDGSHVAVDNITLTAVPEPSTTALLGLGGLALILRRRK